Proteins from one Mycobacterium sp. HUMS_12744610 genomic window:
- the ppsA gene encoding phosphoenolpyruvate synthase: protein MTGFTYIRFFEEFGIADVPLVGGKNASLGEMFQKLSQQGVRVPHGFAITAEAYKHMLDRADSWDALHAELDEIDPADVTALARKGKRAREIVYGAGLPADLAGEILDAYRALQDEYGDDVSLAVRSSATAEDLPTASFAGQQETFLNITGPESLLDACRRCFASLFTDRAIHYRIDQGFDHFKVALSIGVMKMVRSDLASSGVMFTLDTESGFTDVVFVTGAYGLGENVVQGAVDPDEFYVHKPTYEAGHRAVLRRLIGDKAVKMVFVQGGTKHTTRNIPTPKADRGRFCITDDDVLELAGYACAIERHYGRPMDIEWAKDGLDGKLYIVQARPETAASQRSSATVETYVLEAEGEILTEGRSVGEKVASGVAKRMDNLGRMSDFRPGDVLVADITTPDWEPVMKIAAAIVTNRGGRTCHAAIIARELGIPAVVGAGDATTRVPDGEVVTVSCVEGDTGRVYRGEVGFHVERTEVADLSRPRTEIMVNLGNPDRAFKTSFLPNDGVGLARMEFIVGEYIKVHPLALLHPDKVDNAAARRTIERLTYGYADGAEFFVQRLSEGIGTIAAAFWPKPVVVRMSDFKTNEYASLIGGRGFEPTEANPMIGFRGASRYAHPAYAEGFALECRAMQRVRDDMGLTNVVIMLPFVRRVAEADLVLATMAEHGLRRGDNGLQVYAMCEIPNNVILLDEFAKRFDGFSIGSNDLTQLTLGVDRDSEIVAFDYDERDDGVKEMIRLAVEGCRRNGIHSGLCGQAPSDYPDMAEFLVRLGIDSISLNPDVVVKTTRQILALEQEFARAQ from the coding sequence ACCCGGCGGACGTCACCGCGTTGGCGCGCAAGGGCAAACGCGCCCGCGAGATCGTCTACGGCGCCGGCCTCCCCGCCGACCTGGCCGGTGAGATCCTGGACGCCTACCGCGCGCTGCAGGACGAGTACGGCGACGACGTCAGCCTCGCCGTGCGCAGCTCGGCCACCGCCGAGGACCTGCCGACAGCGAGCTTCGCCGGCCAGCAGGAGACCTTCCTCAACATCACGGGGCCCGAGAGCCTGCTGGACGCGTGCCGCCGCTGTTTCGCCAGCCTGTTCACCGACCGGGCCATCCACTACCGCATCGACCAGGGCTTCGACCACTTCAAGGTCGCGCTGTCGATCGGCGTGATGAAGATGGTGCGCTCCGACCTCGCCTCCTCGGGGGTGATGTTCACCCTCGACACCGAGTCCGGTTTCACCGACGTCGTGTTCGTGACCGGCGCCTACGGCCTGGGCGAGAACGTCGTCCAGGGCGCGGTCGACCCCGACGAGTTCTACGTCCACAAGCCGACGTATGAGGCCGGGCACCGCGCCGTGCTGCGCCGCCTGATCGGCGACAAGGCGGTCAAGATGGTGTTCGTCCAGGGCGGCACGAAACACACGACCCGCAACATCCCCACGCCGAAGGCCGACCGCGGCCGGTTCTGCATCACCGACGACGACGTGCTCGAGCTGGCCGGCTACGCGTGCGCCATCGAGCGGCACTACGGGCGCCCGATGGACATCGAGTGGGCCAAGGACGGTCTGGACGGCAAGCTCTACATCGTGCAGGCGCGCCCGGAGACCGCGGCCTCCCAACGCAGCTCGGCGACGGTGGAAACCTATGTACTGGAAGCGGAGGGCGAGATACTCACCGAGGGCCGCTCGGTCGGCGAGAAGGTCGCCTCCGGCGTGGCGAAACGGATGGATAACCTCGGGCGCATGTCGGACTTCCGGCCCGGCGATGTACTGGTCGCCGACATCACCACACCGGACTGGGAGCCGGTCATGAAGATCGCCGCCGCGATCGTCACCAACCGCGGCGGGCGCACCTGCCACGCGGCGATCATCGCCCGCGAGCTCGGCATCCCGGCCGTGGTCGGCGCGGGCGACGCCACCACGCGCGTGCCCGACGGCGAGGTCGTCACGGTGTCGTGCGTCGAGGGCGACACCGGGCGGGTGTACCGCGGCGAGGTGGGCTTCCACGTGGAGCGCACCGAGGTGGCCGACCTGTCGCGGCCGCGCACCGAGATCATGGTCAACCTGGGCAATCCGGACCGGGCCTTCAAGACGTCGTTTCTGCCGAACGACGGTGTGGGACTGGCCAGGATGGAGTTCATCGTCGGCGAATACATCAAGGTGCACCCGCTGGCCCTGTTGCATCCCGACAAGGTCGACAACGCCGCGGCGCGCCGCACGATCGAGCGGCTCACCTACGGCTACGCCGACGGCGCGGAGTTCTTCGTGCAGCGCCTCTCCGAGGGGATCGGCACGATCGCGGCCGCGTTCTGGCCCAAGCCCGTGGTGGTGCGGATGTCGGACTTCAAGACCAACGAGTACGCCAGCCTGATCGGCGGCCGCGGCTTCGAACCGACCGAGGCCAACCCGATGATCGGCTTCCGTGGCGCCTCGCGCTACGCCCACCCGGCCTACGCCGAGGGCTTCGCGCTGGAATGCCGCGCGATGCAACGTGTCCGCGACGACATGGGCCTGACGAACGTCGTCATCATGCTGCCGTTCGTGCGCCGGGTCGCCGAGGCGGACCTGGTGCTGGCCACGATGGCCGAACACGGCCTGCGGCGCGGCGACAACGGGCTGCAGGTGTATGCGATGTGCGAGATCCCCAACAACGTCATCCTGCTCGACGAGTTCGCCAAGCGCTTCGACGGCTTCTCCATCGGCTCCAACGATCTGACCCAGCTCACCCTCGGCGTGGACCGGGACAGCGAGATCGTGGCGTTCGACTACGACGAGCGCGACGACGGCGTCAAGGAAATGATCCGCCTGGCCGTGGAAGGCTGCCGCCGCAACGGGATTCACTCCGGCCTGTGCGGGCAGGCGCCCTCGGACTACCCGGACATGGCCGAGTTCCTGGTGCGCCTGGGCATCGACTCGATCAGCCTGAACCCGGACGTGGTGGTCAAGACGACGCGCCAGATCCTCGCGCTGGAGCAGGAGTTCGCGCGGGCGCAATAG